The Amycolatopsis mongoliensis genome includes a window with the following:
- a CDS encoding GTP cyclohydrolase II, producing MTAEVRTRVRIPLRLDGGVAVDAEAVTFRGLADDGEHLAFVLGTPGDVPLVRPHSECLTGDVFGSARCDCGPQLAEAVERISETGGYLLYLRQEGRGIGLYNKLDAYALQDGGLDTYAANAALGLPEDARDYTVAAQMLEALGVTQVHLLSNNPDKAAQLEAAGIAVRERVPTGVFATENNVRYLRAKAEQTGHTLPGLAS from the coding sequence ATGACGGCTGAGGTGCGGACGCGGGTGCGGATCCCGCTGCGGCTCGACGGCGGCGTCGCGGTCGACGCCGAGGCCGTCACCTTCCGGGGCCTGGCCGACGACGGCGAGCACCTGGCCTTCGTCCTCGGCACCCCCGGGGACGTGCCGCTCGTGCGGCCGCACTCCGAATGCCTCACCGGCGACGTCTTCGGGTCCGCGCGCTGCGATTGCGGTCCCCAGCTGGCCGAAGCCGTCGAACGCATTTCCGAAACCGGCGGCTACCTGCTCTACCTGCGCCAGGAAGGCCGGGGGATCGGGCTCTACAACAAGCTCGACGCCTACGCCCTGCAGGACGGCGGCCTCGACACCTACGCCGCCAACGCCGCGCTCGGCCTGCCCGAGGACGCCCGCGACTACACCGTCGCCGCGCAGATGCTCGAAGCGCTGGGCGTCACGCAAGTCCACCTGCTGTCGAACAACCCGGACAAGGCCGCCCAGCTCGAGGCAGCCGGGATCGCCGTGCGGGAGCGGGTGCCCACCGGGGTCTTCGCCACCGAGAACAACGTCCGGTACCTGCGCGCGAAGGCCGAGCAGACCGGGCACACCCTGCCCGGTCTCGCCAGCTGA
- a CDS encoding LysE family translocator, whose product MIPGATAASFLLVVVLGAMSPGPDFVVVTRSSLTGGRRAGIAAGAGIALGVFAWVVAIAFGVAAVLAASAVAFSVVKLVGAAYLVFLGVKAWLAVRRGEYRDLGDTRAAMPLKAGAAFRQGIFTNLLNPKVAVYFLALLPQFLPAGGSTLQTLELAAIATAGTVLWFCALALVVGALKRFFSNGRVRRGLDAVLGSVLVALGLKVAVETA is encoded by the coding sequence ATGATCCCCGGTGCCACCGCCGCGTCGTTCCTGCTGGTCGTCGTCCTGGGCGCGATGTCGCCCGGGCCGGACTTCGTCGTCGTCACCCGCTCTTCCCTCACCGGGGGCCGGCGGGCCGGGATCGCCGCCGGGGCCGGGATCGCGCTCGGCGTCTTCGCCTGGGTCGTCGCCATCGCCTTCGGGGTCGCGGCCGTGCTCGCCGCTTCGGCCGTCGCCTTCAGCGTAGTCAAGCTCGTCGGCGCGGCCTACCTCGTGTTCCTCGGCGTGAAGGCGTGGCTGGCCGTGCGGCGCGGGGAGTACCGCGACCTCGGGGACACCCGGGCCGCGATGCCGCTCAAGGCCGGCGCCGCCTTCCGGCAGGGGATCTTCACCAACCTGCTCAACCCCAAGGTCGCCGTCTACTTCCTCGCCCTGCTCCCCCAGTTCCTGCCCGCCGGCGGCTCCACCCTGCAGACGCTCGAACTCGCCGCCATCGCGACCGCCGGCACCGTCCTGTGGTTCTGCGCGCTCGCCCTCGTGGTCGGGGCGCTGAAGCGGTTCTTCAGCAACGGACGCGTCCGGCGCGGCCTCGACGCCGTTCTCGGCAGCGTGCTCGTCGCGCTCGGGCTGAAGGTCGCCGTCGAAACGGCCTGA
- a CDS encoding cobalamin-independent methionine synthase II family protein, which translates to MTLPTEPIGSIPRPGYLVEGLGAFAAGRIDAAALAELESRALADTISRFEETGSPVVSDGEQGKPSFATYPLAGLTALAPDGVVIPFADGHTRQLPRLTAGPFRYATHADEYLTRAKALTDKPVKQAVIAASAISLIYPGDGIDGYSQDQFVADLVNEAEADIRRSLDAGAHSVQIDFTEGRLSLKLDPSGGLLRQFVDLNNAVLDRFTAEERAKIGVHTCPGGDQDSVHSLDVDYAGLLPALFELKAGNFYVQLASEADPDRALGVIAENLKGDQRIFIGVTDPIDPRVETPEEVRDRVLAAAKYLPADRLGTCDDCGFSPFADDTSTSRDIAFAKIRARVEGTLLAADQL; encoded by the coding sequence ATGACCCTGCCCACCGAACCGATCGGCAGCATTCCGCGTCCCGGCTACCTCGTCGAGGGGCTCGGCGCGTTCGCCGCCGGACGGATCGACGCCGCCGCGCTCGCCGAACTGGAGAGCCGGGCACTGGCCGACACGATCAGCCGGTTCGAAGAGACCGGCTCGCCGGTCGTGTCCGACGGCGAACAGGGCAAGCCGAGCTTCGCGACGTACCCGCTGGCCGGGCTGACCGCCCTGGCGCCGGACGGCGTCGTCATCCCGTTCGCCGACGGGCACACCCGGCAGCTGCCGCGGCTGACCGCGGGCCCGTTCCGCTACGCGACCCACGCCGACGAGTACCTGACGCGGGCGAAAGCGCTTACGGACAAGCCGGTCAAGCAGGCCGTGATCGCCGCGTCGGCGATCTCGCTGATCTACCCGGGCGACGGCATCGACGGGTATTCGCAGGACCAGTTCGTCGCCGACCTGGTGAACGAGGCCGAAGCGGACATCCGGCGCAGCCTCGACGCGGGGGCGCACAGCGTCCAGATCGACTTCACCGAGGGGCGGCTGTCGCTCAAGCTCGACCCGTCCGGCGGGCTGCTGCGGCAGTTCGTCGACCTCAACAACGCGGTGCTGGACAGGTTCACGGCGGAGGAACGCGCGAAGATCGGCGTCCACACCTGCCCGGGTGGCGACCAGGACTCGGTGCACAGCCTCGACGTCGACTACGCGGGCCTGCTGCCGGCGCTGTTCGAGCTGAAGGCGGGCAACTTCTACGTCCAGCTCGCCAGCGAGGCCGACCCGGATCGGGCGCTCGGGGTGATCGCCGAGAACCTGAAGGGGGACCAGCGGATCTTCATCGGGGTGACCGACCCGATCGACCCGCGGGTGGAGACGCCGGAGGAGGTCCGCGACCGCGTGCTGGCGGCGGCGAAGTACCTGCCGGCCGACCGGCTCGGCACCTGCGACGACTGCGGGTTCTCGCCGTTCGCGGACGACACGTCGACCTCGCGCGACATCGCGTTCGCGAAGATCCGGGCGCGGGTGGAAGGAACACTGCTGGCGGCCGACCAGCTGTGA